A region from the Desulfoglaeba alkanexedens ALDC genome encodes:
- a CDS encoding OmpH family outer membrane protein: MKKFLASVAVVFGLLASVALPPAHGADVKIGYFDLQAVLDQSRWGKQAKEEFQAKKAEMESEVEEKSDAFQKARESFEKQQAMLDDEAKRKKVTELRQMQSEGEKLLMQTNTELNRLSQKLTAPIIDKIIEIVQKMGKDQKYDYIFEVQKGGLVYATEKTDLTKAVINELDKAGPAKP, encoded by the coding sequence ATGAAAAAGTTTCTAGCATCTGTTGCGGTCGTTTTCGGCTTACTGGCAAGCGTTGCGCTACCGCCGGCTCATGGAGCGGATGTGAAGATCGGCTACTTCGACCTTCAGGCTGTCCTGGATCAGTCCCGGTGGGGGAAGCAAGCCAAGGAAGAATTCCAGGCCAAGAAGGCGGAAATGGAGTCGGAGGTCGAGGAGAAGTCGGATGCGTTCCAGAAGGCGCGGGAATCCTTCGAAAAGCAGCAGGCCATGCTGGATGACGAGGCGAAAAGGAAAAAAGTCACCGAACTCCGGCAGATGCAGTCCGAAGGCGAAAAGCTTCTCATGCAGACCAACACGGAACTGAACCGCTTGTCCCAGAAACTCACCGCCCCGATCATCGACAAGATCATAGAAATCGTGCAGAAGATGGGAAAGGATCAAAAATACGACTACATTTTTGAAGTTCAAAAAGGCGGCCTGGTTTACGCCACAGAAAAAACGGACCTCACCAAAGCGGTGATCAATGAACTGGACAAGGCAGGACCGGCGAAACCCTAG
- the lysS gene encoding lysine--tRNA ligase, which yields MDDLNLVMRERLRKAEELEQSGWALFPNGLAVSDHIGDILRDHGSKSAEELEDQAPEFTVAGRVMAIRSFGKSTFMHILDAQGRIQLYFQRNELGEERYDFAKKLDIGDIIRVRGRLFKTRTGELTLFVHAFDLLTKNLRPLPEKYHGLKDVETRYRQRYVDLIVNESVRETFVKRSAIIQAVREFLCERGFLEVETPMMQAIPGGATAKPFKTYHNALGMELYLRIAPELYLKRLLVGGFERVFELNRNFRNEGISTQHNPEFTMLEFYQAYATYEDLMTLTEELFAHVAHRVNGGSLQLTYQNQLIDLTPPWRRYRLYEALTQLGNVPEEAIEDFEAALRFSRAHGIQAEKYEGHGKLLTKLFDVLVEPLLVQPTFITHYPLEVSPLSRRNEVEPDLTDRFELFIAGREMANAFSELNDPRDQRARFQRQLASREAGDEEAHLMDEDYIRALEYGMPPAAGEGIGIDRLVMLFTDAPSIRDVILFPLLRSEKKTQTPL from the coding sequence ATGGACGACCTCAACCTGGTGATGCGCGAGCGGCTTCGAAAAGCGGAAGAACTGGAGCAAAGCGGTTGGGCTCTTTTCCCCAACGGCCTCGCGGTGTCGGATCACATCGGCGACATCCTGCGCGACCATGGATCGAAAAGCGCCGAGGAGCTGGAGGACCAGGCTCCAGAGTTCACAGTGGCCGGCCGCGTGATGGCGATCCGGTCCTTCGGTAAGTCCACGTTCATGCACATTCTGGACGCCCAGGGCCGCATCCAGCTCTATTTTCAGCGAAACGAACTGGGGGAAGAGCGATACGATTTCGCCAAGAAGCTCGACATCGGAGACATCATTCGGGTACGGGGGCGGCTGTTCAAGACGCGCACCGGCGAACTCACGCTCTTCGTCCACGCCTTCGACCTCCTCACCAAGAACCTTCGCCCGCTTCCCGAAAAATACCACGGCCTGAAAGACGTCGAAACCCGATACCGCCAGCGCTATGTGGACCTCATCGTGAACGAATCCGTCCGGGAGACGTTCGTCAAGCGAAGCGCCATCATTCAGGCGGTCCGGGAGTTTCTTTGCGAGCGCGGGTTCCTGGAAGTGGAAACGCCCATGATGCAGGCCATCCCGGGGGGAGCCACGGCGAAGCCGTTCAAGACGTACCACAACGCCCTGGGCATGGAGCTTTATCTTCGGATCGCCCCGGAGCTCTACCTGAAACGGCTGCTGGTGGGCGGATTCGAGCGGGTCTTCGAGCTGAACCGGAATTTCAGAAACGAAGGCATTTCCACCCAGCACAATCCCGAGTTCACCATGCTGGAATTCTACCAGGCTTACGCCACCTATGAAGACCTGATGACGCTCACTGAGGAGCTGTTCGCCCACGTGGCTCATCGGGTAAACGGTGGGAGCCTCCAGCTGACTTACCAGAACCAGCTCATCGACCTCACACCTCCCTGGCGGCGCTACCGGCTCTACGAAGCCCTGACGCAGCTCGGAAACGTCCCCGAGGAGGCCATCGAAGACTTCGAGGCGGCGCTCCGTTTTTCCCGCGCTCACGGGATTCAGGCGGAAAAGTACGAGGGACACGGGAAGCTGCTCACCAAGCTTTTCGACGTCCTGGTGGAACCGCTTCTGGTTCAGCCCACCTTCATCACCCACTACCCCTTGGAAGTTTCCCCGCTTTCCAGGAGAAACGAGGTGGAGCCGGATCTCACGGACCGTTTCGAACTGTTCATCGCCGGGCGGGAGATGGCCAACGCGTTTTCCGAACTGAACGATCCGCGGGATCAGAGGGCTCGGTTTCAGCGGCAGCTGGCGTCCCGCGAGGCCGGGGACGAAGAGGCGCACCTCATGGACGAGGATTACATCCGGGCCCTCGAATACGGCATGCCCCCGGCCGCCGGCGAGGGGATCGGCATCGACCGCCTGGTGATGCTCTTCACCGATGCACCGAGCATCCGGGACGTGATCCTCTTTCCACTCCTGAGATCGGAGAAAAAGACCCAGACGCCTCTATGA
- the bamA gene encoding outer membrane protein assembly factor BamA, translating to MRKLVLPLLMVLAAGVASAQEPSPRIAVAPFAVFTQDPMPTLGRMAQDLLTRALGEQGVDAVPSEQAAQAAQSIGGVRDPDEASALGRRLEADYVVYGSLTQVGQRFSLDATLVDLREGRPPQALFAEAASIDQLASATRELTQQVVVHVLAKALIADIQVRGNERIEADAIRINLKNRKGEVLRPDVVREDIKTIYQMGYFESVEAEVSDSPAGKILTFVVREKPTVIDVRIEGNKEIDDKDILAAISTKPYTVLQPNVVTEDVQRILSLYHQKAYFDAEVDHVIQFPKDPRQAVVTFNIRENNKIYIKRIDFIGNHSFSDRKLRSVMETKKRGWFHWFSDKGVLQRDVLETDVDRLTAFYHDQGFMDARVGSPEVKQDGEGFTVEFPIEEGERYRMSSVGIAGDLQELNETLQDQLELKEGDYFSREKLRNDLKKITTAYMDEGYAYTEVNPRVIRRPEDNTADVIYEVHKGKKIHIERITISGNVKTQDKVIRRQFTLAEGDTYSASALERTNLNLKRLDYFEEAEILPSQGTEEDAMNLHVRVKEKSTGSFSVGGGFSSDEGVFIGGDILQRNLFGRGQQLALKAYLGGETQRYSISFTEPWLFDKPLSLGFDIYDWYREYNDFDKDAQGGKVRISHPFGNWSRWHLAYVLEDAEVTDVDDDAAVIIQDQEGRQLKSAVMGSIERDSTDHPFMPTRGSVNSLSLEFSSPYLGSDSDFVSAVIDSGRYFPLFWKFVGFVRGNVGWIVELDEDNPVPIYERFFLGGINSIRAFDWGDVGPEDPETGDSIGGLKFGLVNLELLFPLIEKLGVRGVMFFDAGNAFDDDEDFRISDFRTGAGGGIRWNSPMGPLRIEWGYNLDPEPGESKSKWQFSMGGFF from the coding sequence ATGCGTAAACTCGTCCTCCCCCTGCTTATGGTGCTGGCCGCGGGTGTCGCCTCCGCGCAGGAACCCTCCCCTCGAATTGCCGTGGCTCCTTTCGCGGTGTTCACCCAAGACCCCATGCCCACCCTCGGGCGCATGGCCCAGGATCTCCTGACCCGCGCCCTGGGTGAACAGGGCGTCGACGCGGTACCGTCGGAGCAGGCGGCTCAGGCGGCGCAGTCTATTGGTGGCGTGCGGGATCCGGATGAGGCTTCCGCGCTGGGCCGGCGACTGGAAGCCGACTATGTCGTCTACGGCAGCCTGACTCAGGTGGGCCAGCGGTTCAGCCTGGACGCCACCCTGGTGGACCTCCGGGAAGGCAGGCCCCCCCAAGCCCTGTTTGCCGAAGCCGCATCCATCGACCAGTTGGCCTCCGCCACCCGTGAACTCACACAGCAGGTGGTGGTCCACGTCCTTGCAAAAGCCCTGATCGCGGACATCCAGGTGCGTGGCAACGAACGGATCGAAGCCGACGCCATCCGCATCAATCTGAAGAACCGTAAAGGGGAGGTGCTGCGTCCCGACGTGGTCCGCGAAGACATCAAGACCATTTACCAGATGGGCTATTTCGAGTCGGTGGAGGCGGAGGTGAGCGACAGTCCGGCCGGCAAGATCCTCACCTTCGTGGTCCGCGAAAAACCCACGGTGATTGATGTCCGGATTGAAGGAAACAAGGAAATCGACGACAAGGATATCCTCGCCGCCATTTCCACCAAACCGTACACCGTGCTTCAGCCCAACGTGGTCACCGAGGACGTGCAGCGCATCCTGTCCCTATACCATCAAAAGGCGTATTTCGATGCCGAAGTGGACCACGTCATCCAGTTTCCTAAGGATCCCCGCCAGGCCGTGGTCACCTTCAACATCCGTGAAAACAATAAAATCTACATCAAGAGGATCGATTTCATCGGCAACCACAGCTTTTCCGACCGGAAGCTCCGAAGCGTCATGGAAACCAAAAAACGGGGCTGGTTTCACTGGTTCAGCGACAAGGGCGTGCTGCAGCGCGATGTTCTGGAAACCGACGTGGACCGCCTGACCGCCTTTTACCACGATCAGGGATTCATGGACGCTCGTGTGGGCTCGCCCGAGGTGAAGCAGGACGGTGAAGGCTTCACGGTGGAGTTTCCCATCGAAGAGGGCGAACGGTACCGAATGAGTTCGGTGGGCATAGCCGGGGATCTCCAGGAACTGAACGAAACGCTCCAGGATCAGCTCGAACTGAAGGAGGGGGACTATTTCAGCCGCGAGAAGCTTCGAAACGACCTGAAGAAGATCACCACCGCCTACATGGACGAAGGCTACGCCTATACCGAAGTGAACCCGAGGGTCATCCGCCGGCCGGAAGATAACACGGCGGACGTGATATATGAGGTGCACAAGGGTAAAAAGATCCATATCGAGCGCATCACCATTTCAGGCAACGTGAAGACGCAGGACAAGGTGATCCGGCGCCAGTTCACACTCGCTGAAGGCGACACATACAGCGCGAGCGCGCTGGAACGTACGAACCTCAACCTCAAGCGCCTGGATTACTTCGAGGAAGCCGAAATCCTTCCTTCCCAGGGCACCGAGGAAGACGCGATGAACCTCCACGTGCGCGTCAAGGAAAAGTCCACCGGATCGTTCAGCGTGGGCGGCGGCTTTTCTTCGGACGAGGGTGTGTTCATCGGCGGGGACATCCTTCAGCGCAACTTGTTCGGCCGGGGCCAGCAGTTGGCTCTCAAGGCCTACCTTGGAGGCGAAACGCAGCGTTATTCAATTAGTTTCACTGAGCCATGGCTTTTCGACAAGCCGCTCTCGCTCGGCTTCGACATTTACGATTGGTACCGGGAATACAACGATTTCGACAAGGACGCCCAAGGAGGCAAGGTACGGATCAGCCATCCTTTTGGAAACTGGAGCCGCTGGCACCTCGCCTACGTCCTCGAGGACGCGGAAGTGACCGACGTAGACGACGACGCCGCAGTCATCATCCAGGATCAAGAGGGTAGACAGCTGAAAAGCGCCGTGATGGGGTCCATCGAACGGGACAGCACCGACCACCCGTTTATGCCGACCCGGGGGTCCGTAAACAGTTTGTCCTTAGAGTTTTCCAGCCCTTATCTGGGAAGCGACAGCGATTTTGTAAGCGCCGTCATCGATTCCGGCCGGTACTTCCCGTTGTTCTGGAAATTCGTGGGCTTCGTGCGAGGCAACGTCGGATGGATCGTGGAACTCGACGAGGATAATCCCGTTCCGATCTACGAACGCTTCTTCCTGGGCGGTATCAATTCCATCCGCGCCTTCGACTGGGGCGACGTCGGCCCCGAGGATCCCGAGACTGGAGACAGCATCGGGGGCTTGAAGTTTGGGCTCGTTAATTTAGAATTGCTTTTCCCGTTGATCGAAAAGCTCGGGGTCCGCGGTGTGATGTTCTTCGACGCGGGCAATGCCTTCGACGACGATGAAGACTTCCGAATATCGGATTTCCGAACGGGGGCGGGCGGAGGCATCCGGTGGAACTCGCCCATGGGACCCCTGCGGATCGAGTGGGGCTACAACCTCGATCCGGAACCCGGAGAAAGCAAGAGCAAGTGGCAGTTCTCCATGGGAGGGTTTTTCTGA
- a CDS encoding ABC transporter ATP-binding protein: MNETVNHRQAAHIHALGIGKVFQNGPLRIELFRDLELVIQRGERLAIVGASGAGKSTLLHILGTLDRPTSGKVLFGGDDVLAWNDRELAGFRNRSIGFVFQFHYLLPEFSALENVMMPGHIAGRPRRELRGEAEALLERLGLADRAQHRPAEMSGGEQQRVAVARALLMKPKVVLADEPTGNLDTRTGRQLHDLLVSLNEELRITMVVVTHNRELASLMHRTLRLVNGQLKEA, translated from the coding sequence ATGAATGAGACCGTCAACCACCGCCAGGCCGCACATATTCACGCCCTGGGTATCGGAAAAGTCTTTCAGAACGGACCGCTACGAATCGAGCTCTTCCGGGACCTGGAACTGGTCATCCAGCGGGGGGAACGGCTTGCCATCGTCGGCGCATCGGGTGCCGGAAAGTCGACGCTGCTTCACATCCTGGGGACTTTGGACCGGCCCACATCCGGGAAGGTCCTTTTCGGCGGCGACGACGTGCTGGCCTGGAACGACCGGGAACTGGCAGGATTCAGGAACCGGAGCATCGGGTTTGTTTTTCAGTTCCATTACCTGCTGCCCGAATTCAGCGCCCTGGAGAACGTGATGATGCCGGGGCACATTGCGGGAAGGCCCCGGCGGGAGTTGCGCGGGGAAGCGGAAGCCTTGCTGGAGCGGCTGGGACTGGCGGATCGGGCCCAACATCGACCGGCCGAAATGTCCGGAGGCGAACAGCAGCGGGTGGCGGTGGCTCGTGCACTCCTCATGAAACCCAAGGTGGTCCTGGCCGACGAGCCGACCGGAAACCTGGATACGCGGACGGGGCGGCAGCTGCACGACCTGCTGGTTTCGCTCAACGAAGAACTCCGCATCACCATGGTGGTGGTGACGCACAACCGCGAACTGGCGTCGTTGATGCATCGGACACTTCGCTTGGTGAACGGACAGCTTAAAGAGGCATAA
- a CDS encoding class I adenylate-forming enzyme family protein, which produces MEWSIGKIMSKRAMVSPNKPALIFEDNPITYKQLNDETNRIAHLLQSLGLKKGDRISVDLLNCPEFLAIYMAAAKLGLIFAPLNFRMVAPEIEYQLKNSGARLIVFHDAFAKNIEPIRSSTQVEEDKFIVLRSGASERGDCGAWARDYHELLREQPCDEPVVAESVKLSDPLAIIYTSGVTGSPKGAVLSHEQTYYKNFQIILYTDMREEDVFLSQLPLFHSGGLFIIATPVLCRGATLVMRANFRPEQFAADIQRYRVTVIFALTTMWRFVLQAKALDGVDTSSVRVVLGGGERTPASLIKELAEKGLYMQTGFGQTENSAMMMLPKADITRKAGSIGLPGFFTEVWIEDSNGRRLPPGEIGEIVATGPTVMTGYWNNPEKTRETIVNGVLHTGDLGYTDKDGYFYIVDRAKDMYRSGGENVYPAEIERVLCEHPKIENVSIIGVPDDKWGETGKAFIVCKKGETITRDEIYSYLDGKVARYKFPTHIVLVDSLPMTSSGKIRKSALKEAEATVFD; this is translated from the coding sequence ATGGAATGGAGTATCGGCAAAATCATGAGCAAGAGGGCGATGGTCAGCCCGAACAAACCTGCGCTTATTTTCGAAGATAATCCTATAACTTATAAGCAGCTGAACGATGAAACCAATCGGATCGCGCATTTGTTGCAATCACTTGGTCTAAAAAAAGGGGACCGCATATCCGTCGATCTTCTCAACTGTCCTGAATTCCTGGCCATTTATATGGCCGCCGCAAAGCTTGGACTTATCTTTGCCCCGCTCAACTTCCGCATGGTCGCCCCGGAGATCGAGTATCAACTAAAGAACTCCGGCGCGCGCCTGATCGTGTTTCATGATGCCTTCGCCAAGAATATCGAGCCCATACGCTCATCGACACAAGTGGAGGAAGACAAATTCATCGTCCTGCGAAGCGGCGCCTCAGAGCGAGGTGATTGTGGCGCCTGGGCGCGGGACTATCATGAACTGCTTCGAGAGCAGCCCTGCGATGAGCCGGTGGTGGCGGAATCCGTGAAGCTGTCCGATCCTTTGGCCATCATCTACACTTCCGGAGTCACCGGTAGTCCCAAGGGAGCGGTTTTGTCCCACGAACAGACCTACTACAAGAACTTCCAAATCATACTGTATACCGACATGCGGGAAGAGGATGTATTTTTGTCGCAATTACCGCTGTTTCATTCAGGAGGTTTATTCATTATCGCAACACCCGTCCTGTGCAGGGGAGCGACACTGGTCATGCGGGCCAATTTCCGGCCGGAGCAGTTTGCCGCCGATATCCAGCGCTATCGCGTTACGGTCATTTTTGCCCTTACCACGATGTGGCGGTTCGTGCTCCAGGCAAAAGCGCTGGATGGCGTCGACACGAGCAGTGTGAGGGTTGTCCTGGGCGGCGGGGAGCGTACGCCTGCGAGCCTCATAAAGGAGTTGGCGGAAAAGGGATTGTACATGCAAACCGGTTTTGGCCAGACGGAAAATTCCGCCATGATGATGCTGCCGAAAGCGGATATCACGCGAAAAGCTGGATCTATCGGCCTGCCTGGCTTCTTTACGGAGGTTTGGATCGAGGATTCGAATGGCAGGAGACTTCCTCCCGGCGAGATAGGGGAGATTGTTGCGACCGGTCCTACGGTCATGACCGGTTACTGGAATAATCCCGAGAAGACAAGGGAAACGATCGTCAACGGTGTGCTTCACACAGGTGATCTTGGATATACGGACAAGGACGGGTATTTCTACATCGTGGACAGGGCTAAAGACATGTATCGGAGCGGGGGCGAAAACGTCTACCCGGCGGAGATAGAAAGGGTTCTGTGTGAACATCCTAAAATAGAGAATGTTTCCATCATAGGTGTGCCTGATGATAAGTGGGGAGAGACAGGCAAGGCATTCATAGTCTGCAAGAAGGGGGAAACAATTACAAGGGACGAGATATATTCCTACCTGGACGGCAAGGTAGCCAGGTATAAGTTTCCCACGCATATTGTGCTGGTGGATTCATTGCCCATGACGTCCAGCGGAAAGATCAGGAAGTCGGCTCTCAAGGAAGCGGAAGCCACCGTCTTCGATTAG
- a CDS encoding lipoprotein-releasing ABC transporter permease subunit: protein MNFELIVSLRYLLGKRRHAFISLITLISMAGVAVGVTALIVVLAVMNGFQEDLRDRILGVTSHVVIGHFQGNIDDYEAIVKAAEASEGVVAATPFIYTQVMLNSGKNISGAIVRGIDPETSHRVTGIRKNLLEGDLEALKPPSGSTEAEHRAGIVLGVELAKNLGVGTGDYLTVIAPSGRLTPVGRVPKSQMFRVVGLFQSGMYEYDNTLAYVHVESAQQLLGIGDVVSGVEVRVEDIYKAHAVAERLREKLGYPYWVRDWMQMNQNLFSALKLEKVVMFIILTLIVLVAAFNIVSSLIMMVMEKTRDIAILKAMGASTSSIRRIFVLEGLMIGVVGTLFGLAGGFSLCGLLKRYQFIELPRDVYYISTLPVRMEMTDVTLIALAAVAICLGATLYPSGQAAKLNPAEALRYE from the coding sequence ATGAACTTCGAACTCATCGTCAGTCTCCGATACCTTCTGGGCAAGAGGCGGCATGCCTTTATCTCCCTGATCACGCTCATTTCCATGGCGGGGGTGGCGGTCGGAGTGACGGCACTCATCGTGGTACTCGCCGTGATGAACGGATTCCAGGAAGACCTGCGGGATCGGATCCTGGGGGTCACGTCTCATGTGGTGATCGGCCATTTCCAGGGCAACATCGACGATTATGAAGCCATCGTGAAGGCGGCCGAAGCCAGTGAAGGCGTCGTGGCCGCCACGCCTTTCATTTACACTCAGGTGATGCTCAATTCGGGAAAGAACATTTCGGGAGCCATCGTCCGGGGAATCGATCCCGAAACGTCTCACCGGGTGACCGGAATCCGCAAGAACCTGCTGGAAGGCGACCTGGAAGCGCTCAAGCCCCCTTCTGGTTCGACGGAAGCGGAACACCGCGCGGGAATCGTGCTCGGCGTCGAACTGGCGAAAAACCTTGGAGTCGGAACCGGCGACTACCTCACGGTCATCGCCCCGTCCGGCCGGCTGACGCCGGTGGGCCGTGTCCCCAAGAGCCAGATGTTTCGGGTGGTGGGGCTGTTTCAATCCGGCATGTACGAATATGACAACACCCTCGCCTACGTGCACGTGGAGTCGGCGCAGCAACTTCTCGGTATCGGCGACGTGGTTTCGGGGGTCGAGGTCCGCGTGGAAGATATTTACAAGGCCCATGCGGTGGCGGAGCGGCTCCGCGAAAAGCTGGGCTATCCTTACTGGGTCAGGGACTGGATGCAGATGAATCAGAACCTTTTTTCGGCCTTGAAGCTGGAAAAAGTGGTGATGTTTATCATTTTGACGCTGATCGTCCTGGTGGCGGCCTTCAACATCGTGAGTTCCCTCATCATGATGGTCATGGAGAAAACGCGCGATATCGCCATATTGAAAGCCATGGGGGCGAGCACGTCGAGCATCCGGAGAATCTTCGTCCTGGAAGGCCTCATGATCGGTGTCGTGGGCACCCTTTTCGGCCTGGCCGGGGGCTTTTCATTGTGTGGCCTGCTGAAGCGCTACCAGTTCATCGAACTTCCTCGCGACGTCTATTACATTTCGACGCTGCCGGTCCGGATGGAAATGACCGATGTGACCCTCATCGCGCTGGCCGCGGTGGCCATTTGCCTCGGTGCCACCCTCTACCCGTCCGGGCAGGCCGCGAAACTCAATCCGGCGGAAGCTCTGCGCTATGAATGA
- a CDS encoding methylmalonyl-CoA mutase family protein, with translation MSSANEKIAHERKEWQEKVVSKALEKLGLEENPVSFYSPDLLGDFDFLSKVGFPGQYPFTAGNDVVPRWQAFAAKMARAQERYEWGAGSVGKYAGFGTPEDYRDYLVRMHAMGRKGGPNMALDLPTQCGYDSDSPWAEGEVGRVGVAIDSLRDFEIIYEPYTGELELDRISSNFTINAPAAVIIAMYAALAEKRGVPLAALRGTPQNDTLKEYIARGMYIFPPGPSLRLFRDILVFCTEKMPKFNITSIGGYHIREAGATREQDLAFSMAIGAAYLQAGVDAGLNIDSFAPQFTFNAFGGSMEIYHEIAFQRAARRMWAGLLKNRFGAKNPRSMMIRQISTAHIGCSSTTLQRPLNNLSRAVVGGLAAGMSGGIPGTFPPYDEPLGLGHSLEAQQLSHDATRILIYEAKVGGVSDPWAGSYFMESLTNEIEEAAWEEFERIEKMGGAVPAIESGYMKKAVARSAYEKQRKIERQEEFVVGVNCFNGPHEIDVEVSRTVEEVYAPELLETAERRKCESLTRLKRERDGRALREHLDRLKLNAADESKNLMPDILACVKSYATLQEICDVLREVFGEAQPTKL, from the coding sequence GTGAGCTCAGCAAACGAAAAAATAGCGCATGAGCGGAAAGAATGGCAGGAAAAGGTGGTTTCCAAGGCGCTCGAAAAACTGGGCCTTGAGGAGAATCCGGTATCCTTTTACTCGCCTGACCTATTGGGGGATTTCGATTTTCTCTCCAAGGTGGGGTTTCCCGGGCAATACCCTTTCACGGCCGGCAATGATGTGGTACCCCGGTGGCAGGCATTTGCGGCCAAGATGGCCAGGGCCCAGGAACGTTATGAGTGGGGGGCGGGCAGTGTAGGGAAGTACGCCGGCTTTGGGACTCCGGAGGACTATCGCGACTACCTGGTGCGCATGCACGCCATGGGCCGCAAGGGTGGACCCAACATGGCCTTGGATCTACCGACCCAATGCGGGTACGATTCGGACAGCCCGTGGGCGGAAGGCGAAGTGGGCCGCGTAGGGGTCGCGATTGACAGCTTGCGCGACTTTGAGATCATCTATGAACCATACACCGGGGAGCTGGAATTGGATCGAATATCTTCCAATTTTACCATCAATGCTCCCGCTGCGGTCATTATCGCCATGTACGCCGCTCTTGCCGAAAAGCGAGGTGTTCCCCTTGCCGCTTTACGCGGGACACCGCAAAACGACACTCTCAAGGAATATATTGCCCGGGGAATGTACATATTTCCACCGGGGCCGTCTCTGCGGCTCTTTCGCGATATCTTGGTCTTTTGCACCGAAAAGATGCCGAAATTCAACATAACGAGCATCGGCGGCTATCATATAAGAGAGGCCGGTGCCACGCGGGAGCAGGATCTTGCTTTCAGTATGGCCATTGGAGCCGCATATCTTCAGGCCGGGGTCGATGCCGGGCTGAACATCGATTCGTTCGCTCCCCAATTCACCTTCAACGCCTTTGGCGGAAGCATGGAGATCTATCATGAGATCGCCTTTCAACGCGCCGCTCGTCGGATGTGGGCCGGTCTGCTGAAAAACAGGTTCGGCGCGAAAAACCCCCGGTCGATGATGATCCGGCAGATATCCACCGCCCATATCGGCTGTTCAAGCACCACGCTGCAGCGGCCCCTCAACAACCTGAGCCGGGCCGTGGTAGGGGGTCTGGCCGCAGGCATGTCCGGCGGCATTCCCGGCACATTTCCCCCCTATGATGAACCGCTCGGCCTGGGACACAGCCTGGAGGCCCAGCAACTTTCACATGACGCCACTCGCATCCTCATATACGAGGCAAAGGTAGGTGGAGTGAGCGATCCATGGGCCGGGTCGTATTTCATGGAATCGCTTACCAATGAAATCGAGGAGGCTGCATGGGAGGAGTTCGAAAGGATCGAAAAGATGGGAGGGGCGGTGCCCGCTATAGAAAGCGGATATATGAAAAAGGCTGTGGCGCGAAGCGCCTATGAAAAGCAGAGGAAGATAGAAAGACAGGAAGAGTTCGTCGTTGGTGTGAATTGTTTTAACGGACCTCACGAGATTGACGTTGAGGTGAGCCGCACCGTCGAGGAGGTCTATGCGCCTGAATTGCTTGAAACGGCGGAACGCCGCAAATGTGAGAGCCTGACGCGGCTCAAGCGGGAACGGGACGGACGGGCTCTGAGAGAGCATCTTGACCGGCTGAAACTAAATGCCGCCGACGAATCGAAAAATCTGATGCCGGATATTCTGGCATGCGTGAAATCTTATGCAACCCTTCAAGAGATATGCGATGTGCTGAGGGAGGTCTTCGGGGAGGCGCAGCCGACCAAGTTGTAG